From Microbacterium sp. CGR2:
ACCCGCGGCTGGCGCGCGACGGCGCTGGTCGTCGTGCGCACGCGCGTGCATCCGGTGGCTCTGCGCTGCTCGTACCTCGGGCGCGTCTTCGACGACCGCGGCGAACCACTGCGCCGGGTCCTCATCGGCGAGTACCGTACCGACGAGAAAGGCCGGATCGGCGAGTTCTCGATTCCGGACGGAGAGGACTCCGGGTTCGTCGAACAGGACCGCTTCTCCCCCGGCATCCCCTCGATGCAGGGCGCCGTCCGCTCGGGTGACCGGTACTTCGTGTCGCAGTCGGATCGGATGCAGCCGGGAATCCTGTGGAGCGGAAGCCGCGGGGCGCTCGAGCGCGATTCGTTCCGCCTCCCCGTCGGATGCGAGGACCTCGCGCTCGACATCGACGCAGGGCTGCTCTGGTCGCTCGGCGAGCATCCGTGGCGTCGCGTGGTGCGCGGCATCCCCCTCGCCCGCCTCGGTGTCGACGCGAACGTAGACTGAGGGAGTGAAGAAGCCCGCACCTCTCCTCGTCTACACCGTGCTGCGACTGCTGGCGTTCCTCGTCCCGCTCGCGATCCTGTGGTTCTTCTTCCCGATCTTCCGCGAGTTCTGGTGGTTGGCAGCGGTCTTCGCCGCGCTCATCGGCATGAGCATCTCGCTGCTCTTCCTGCGCACTCCGCTGTCTGACGCCTCGTCACGCCTGCACGAGCGGCGAGCGACGCGAACGTCGGGCCGCCAGGCAGATGCGGATGCCGAGGACGACGCGATCGACCGCGACGGCGACGAGCCTTCAGCGAAGGACTGACGCGGACTCGTGCACTGCGTTCAGGCGGCGAACGCCCAGAAGAGCGCGCCGGCGTAGAGAAGCGACGTCAGCGAGGTCAACGCCAGAGCGACGACGAGCTCGCGCGGCTGACGGTAGGTCCAGACGATCAGGATGGCGGGCAGTCCCGCGAGCAGCGCCAGGAGCGCGAGCCACGCGATCGGGAACAGCAGCGCGAGGAACGCGGCGATGCCGAAGGGCACCAGCACGAAGAGCGTGAACAGCACCTGGGTCGCGCGGCGACCGATCAGCACCGTCAGCGTGCGCTTGCCGACCTCGCGATCCTGGTCGATGTCGCGAAGGTTGTTGGCCAGCAGCACCGCACAGGCGAACAGTCCCGCCGCGATCGCTCCGAGCCACGCCTGCTGCGGCAGCTCGAAAACCTGCACCCAGGTGGTGCCGAGCGTGGCCACGAGCCCGAAGAAGACGAAGACGAAGACCTCGCCGAGACCGTAATAGCCGTAGGGGCGCTTGCCACCGGTGTAGAACCACGCGGCGACGAGACACGCGGCGCCGACACCCAGCATCCACCATTGCCCCGTGCGCACCACGATCGCGATGCCGACGGCCGCGGCGAGCGCGAAGAAGACCAGTCCGATGATCAGGACCGTCCTCGGGTTCACCCTGCCGGATGCCGTGAGACGCGCGGGTCCCACTCGATGGGCGTCCGTGCCCCGGATGCCGTCGCTGTAGTCGTTGGTGAAGTTGACGCCGATCTGGAGCAGGACGGCGACGGCGAGGCACGCGAGCGCGATCACCCAGTGGAACTCGGGCCCCGTGCTGCGCGCTGCGCCGGTGCCGATGACGACGGGTGCGACGGCGAGCGGCAGCGTGCGAAGTCGAGCGGCTCCGATCCAATCGGATGCCGTGACGGGCCCTGCTTCGACGACCGGACGCTTCGCCGGGTTGCCGCTGGTGCGCGCGGGCGCACGCTTCACGGTCGTGCTCTTCTTCTTGCGCTGAGAGGATGCTGCCACGCAGGGAATCCTACTGCGACGGGACCGCGCCCCCTGTCCGAGACCGGATCAGGCGTTGGGGTTGCTGTCCTTCCCATCGAGCCAGAGCGTGTCGGAGGCATCTCCGTGCGTGCCGTCCTTCCCGACGTGCTTGCCGCTGATCTTCGGCCCCTTGAGGATCACGTGCACCATCGCCTGGGCGTGACCGTGCCCGAGGCCGTGGTCCTGCTTCAACCAGTTCAGCACCACCGTGGATTTGGTGCTCTCGTCGAACCCCTGTTCTTGCGCCAGCGCGATGAACTGGCGCGGTGTGAGGCCGGTCTGGGTCTCGACCTTGTCGAGGTATGCCTGGAAGGACATGGTGTCTCCTGCTCTTCAGTCCTCGTCGAGGAATGTCTGGATGATCGTGGGTGAGGCGTGGATGCCGATGATCTTCAGCACACCGTCGCCGATGTTGATGAATTTGTGCGGCGTGTAGGCCGGCCCCGTGGCGGTGTCTCCGGGGCCGGCGACGAAGTCCTCCTCGCCGATCGTGATCCGAGCGGTGCCTTCGAGGACGACCCAGGTCTCGGAATAGGGGTGCCAGTGCAGTCCCGGCCCCTCGCCGGGCTGATTCTCGACGTAGAAGTACGACAGATCCGCGCCGTGTTCGGCTCCGACGAACTTGCGGCTGCGGCCCGTGCCGATGCGGATGCCGGCAGCAGCGACGATTCCCGGGAGGGGTGATGTGCTGTTCATGTCTTCAGTCTCGACAGCCACAGCACGTCCCTCTATAGTTTCGCTGTGAGTCGAAACTCCGCTCCGATCGAGGGCCGGGAGCACCCTGATCACCGCGTCGAGTTCCATCTCAGCCCCGGCGACATCCAGGCGGTGCGCTTCGGCATCTCACCCGGGCACGAGTTGGCGCACGCCGTGCGCGTGCTGCTGCGACCCGAACAGCATCCGCTGCAGTGGGGGTGGCTCCGAGCCGTGCGCGACCGGCTGCCCGAGCGCAGCTTCGGCCTCCTCGCGGCAGTGATCGGCGACGACGGATACATGCCCGATTTCCTCACCGCCGCGCCACGGTGGGACATGACTCCGGATGCCGAGCTCGACGCCCTCCGCGGCGCCCCGCTCCCCCCGATGCGCGTCGACTTCGGCAAGATGGTGCAGCGTTCGAGCGGGGCGAGACAGCAGGCGCTCGCGAGGATGCAGGACGACCCGGGTCGCGCGCGCACCCTCATCGCCGACGCCTGGTCGGAGGTGTGGGAGTCGACGCTCGCCCCGGTGTGGCCGCAGCTCGAACGGTTGCTGCGCGCCGACATCGCCGTGCGCGCCCGCACCATTGCGACCGCCGGCATCGGGAGCATGGCCGGCGGCCTGCATCCGCAGGTGACCTGGGGTGAAGGAGCGGTGCGCGTCTCGCTGCGCCGTCACAGCGAGCAGGTCGACTGCCGCGGCAGCGGACTCGTGCTGGTGCCCTCGGTGATGTCGTCCTGGGGATGCATGGTGCTGACGGAGCCTCCCGCGCAGCCGACGCTCTTCTATCCGGCGCGCGGCGTGACCGCAGGGTGGGCTCGGAACGCGACCGAGACCACCGCCGCCCTCGCCGCCCTGCTCGGACCGGCGCGCGCGGACATCCTTCTGCGCGCGGGGACGTCGCGGACGACGTCGCAGGTTGCCCGCGACACTTCGATCGCCCTGTCCACCGCGTCGCACCACCTCACGGTGCTCCGCGACGCCGGACTCATCCACAGCGAACGCGACGGCGCCAGAATGCTCCACCTGCGCACACCCCTCGGCGAGGCCATGGTGGGTGCTTCGCCCTGACGCGAGACCGACTACTGATCCGCGGGCACGGGAATGATCGGTCGATGCTCGTAATAGGTCTGCAGCACGACAGTGGTGCGGGTGCTGACATTGGCTGCGGTGCGGATGTCGCGCACCAGCTCCTCGAGGGCACGCGGAGAAGCGACCCGCACGAACAGCATGTAACTGGCGTCTCCGGCGATCGAATGGCAGGCTTCGATCGCATCGAGGTGCTCGAGAAGCTCGGGCGCGTTGTCGGGCTGAGCAGGGTCGAGGGGGGTGATCTCGATGAAGGCCGACAACGGAGTCCCCACCTTCTCGGGGTCGAGGATCGCGCGGTAGCCGGAGATCACACCGCGCGTCTCGAGGCGCCGGAGGCGAGACTGCACGGCCGAGACCGAGAGGCCGACGGCGTCCGACAGGTGCGACAGGGTCGCCCTTCCGTCGCGAGAGATCTCCGCGATGATCGCGCGGTCGACGGAATCGTCCATGGATGTAAGATTATCGTCAGTATTCCGTTATCGCCGGAAAGTTTCCGGTGTGCCTCGAGGATCGGAGGTCCCGATGTCCATCTTCACCGCCAACAGCTCCGCTGCACAGGCCATCGTCGGCGAACCCGAGGTCGTCGAGGACGCGTCGATCGCCGCGGAAAGCGCCGCCTGGGCTCAGCTCAAGGACGCCGCAATCGCGATCCGCGAACTGCAGGTGAAAGACGGCTCGATCCCCGACGGTTCGCACCACGCGACGGCGCGCGAGCTGGTGGCCGCGATCACGGGTGGCATCCGTGCCCTCGCGCCCGCCTTCCCGCACGATGCCGAGTACCTCTCAGCTTCCGTCGTCGACTTCGAGCGCTGGGCCCGCGAAGGGTTCGGCGTTCCCGACTTCCTCGATTCGCTCCTGGCCTTCCAGCCCCAGCAGCACCGTGTCGACGGCATTCGTCACCTCGTCGTGTTCCCGATGTACACGCAGAACGGATCCAGCGACCGCCTGGTCGAAGCGCTCATCGTCGAGACGATCTGGCCGGAGTTCATCTCCGCTCTCGAAGCAGGGGACTACGGCAACAAGCTCTTCGTCTCGCTGCGACTGATCGACTTCACGCCGGGCTACGACACGAACTCCGCGGTGCTCTTCCCCGAGACGGTCGCGATGCGTGAGATTCCGACGTTCACATGGGGTGCGATCTTCCAAGACCGTGAAGCGGCCCGCTACCGCCGTGTCACCCGCGCCGCCGCGGAGATCACCAAGCTCGATCTCCCGGAGCGTGCGGCCGAGATGCTCGACGACCAAGCCCTCACCGAGCGGGCGTTCGTGATGTGGGACATCATCCACGACCGCACGCACATGCGCGGCGACCTCCCGTTCGACCCGTTCATGATCAAGCAGCGGATGCCGTTCTTCCTGTACTCGCTGGAGGAACTGCGCTGCGACCTCACCGCATTCCGCGAGTCGGTGAAGATCGAACGGTCGCTCTCGGCACGCGCCGAGGCCGACGATGACCTGACGCCGTCCGAGCGGGAGATGCTCGAGCACGCCGGCCTGGTGCAGTACGCCGTGATCTTCGACCGGATCTTCCGCTTCGCGATCACGGGTTCGCGTGTGCGCAACTACGACGGACTCGGCGGGCAGCTGCTGTTCGCGTGGCTGCACCAGCGCGGAGTGCTCCACTGGACCGACACTCAACTCGCGTTCGACTGGGACGGAGTACCGGACGCGGTCGTCGCCCTGGGCGATGCGATCGACGAGTTGTACTGGCGTTCGATCGACCGGCCCAAGACCGCGCACTGGCTCGCTGCCTACGACCTGGTCCGGAGCGTCCTCACCCCGCACCCCGCGTCGAACTGGGCTCGGGGCCTGTCGGATGACATTCTCTCCGGCGCACCGAAGGGCTTCACCGACGCCGTGCTGGACGACGAGTTCCCGCTGTCGATGTTCTTCGAAGCTCTCGACAAGAAGATGAAGCCCGTGATCGCGTCGACCGTCGGCATCCGCGGTACCGACGACTGAGCCGATCTCGCCGCAACTTCTGCGGCCGATTCCACCTTTTGCGGCCACAGCCGACGGGATCGGCCGCAGAAGTTCGGACTATCCGCGAAAGTTGACCCTATGAACTTCGCTGACCGCACCATCGTCCTCGCCGGGGCCACCAGCGCATCCGGTCTCTCGGTCACCCGTGCCTTGGTCGGCGTCGGCGCGCGGGTCGTCGCCACGGGGCGCTCCGCTGAGCGTCTTGCCCCGCTGAAGGACGCCGGCGCGGCCGTCGAGGTCGCCGATGCGACCTCGCTGTCGTCGATGACGGATCTCGCCCACCGCCTCGGCGCCGTGGATGCTGTCGTCCCGCTCGTGGGCGGGTGGCGCGGGGGCGGCGGTCTCACCGGACAGTCGGACGACGACTTCGCCGCCCTTCTCCCCGCGCTCGCTGCGGTGCGCGCGACCAGCCGCGCATTCGACGACGCTCTGCGCGCGTCGGAGGCGGGGCGGTTCGCCATCGTGTCGTCGACGGCCGTAGGTCGCCCCCTCGCCGGCGGCGCGAACTACGCAGCGGTCAAAGCGGCCAGCGAAGCGTGGACGAGGGCCGTCGCGCAGGGGTATGCGAAGGCGGCGCGAGACGCGGAGGCACCGCTTCGCGCGGCATCCGTCGTCTTCCGCGTGAAGGCGCTCGACCCTGAGGTGCTCGCCCCCGCGATCATCTCCCTGTGGGACG
This genomic window contains:
- a CDS encoding 1,4-dihydroxy-2-naphthoate polyprenyltransferase codes for the protein MAASSQRKKKSTTVKRAPARTSGNPAKRPVVEAGPVTASDWIGAARLRTLPLAVAPVVIGTGAARSTGPEFHWVIALACLAVAVLLQIGVNFTNDYSDGIRGTDAHRVGPARLTASGRVNPRTVLIIGLVFFALAAAVGIAIVVRTGQWWMLGVGAACLVAAWFYTGGKRPYGYYGLGEVFVFVFFGLVATLGTTWVQVFELPQQAWLGAIAAGLFACAVLLANNLRDIDQDREVGKRTLTVLIGRRATQVLFTLFVLVPFGIAAFLALLFPIAWLALLALLAGLPAILIVWTYRQPRELVVALALTSLTSLLYAGALFWAFAA
- a CDS encoding SDR family oxidoreductase, which translates into the protein MNFADRTIVLAGATSASGLSVTRALVGVGARVVATGRSAERLAPLKDAGAAVEVADATSLSSMTDLAHRLGAVDAVVPLVGGWRGGGGLTGQSDDDFAALLPALAAVRATSRAFDDALRASEAGRFAIVSSTAVGRPLAGGANYAAVKAASEAWTRAVAQGYAKAARDAEAPLRAASVVFRVKALDPEVLAPAIISLWDEDAAQLNDRIIDLG
- a CDS encoding cupin domain-containing protein gives rise to the protein MNSTSPLPGIVAAAGIRIGTGRSRKFVGAEHGADLSYFYVENQPGEGPGLHWHPYSETWVVLEGTARITIGEEDFVAGPGDTATGPAYTPHKFINIGDGVLKIIGIHASPTIIQTFLDED
- a CDS encoding DUF4287 domain-containing protein, encoding MSFQAYLDKVETQTGLTPRQFIALAQEQGFDESTKSTVVLNWLKQDHGLGHGHAQAMVHVILKGPKISGKHVGKDGTHGDASDTLWLDGKDSNPNA
- a CDS encoding DUF6421 family protein encodes the protein MSIFTANSSAAQAIVGEPEVVEDASIAAESAAWAQLKDAAIAIRELQVKDGSIPDGSHHATARELVAAITGGIRALAPAFPHDAEYLSASVVDFERWAREGFGVPDFLDSLLAFQPQQHRVDGIRHLVVFPMYTQNGSSDRLVEALIVETIWPEFISALEAGDYGNKLFVSLRLIDFTPGYDTNSAVLFPETVAMREIPTFTWGAIFQDREAARYRRVTRAAAEITKLDLPERAAEMLDDQALTERAFVMWDIIHDRTHMRGDLPFDPFMIKQRMPFFLYSLEELRCDLTAFRESVKIERSLSARAEADDDLTPSEREMLEHAGLVQYAVIFDRIFRFAITGSRVRNYDGLGGQLLFAWLHQRGVLHWTDTQLAFDWDGVPDAVVALGDAIDELYWRSIDRPKTAHWLAAYDLVRSVLTPHPASNWARGLSDDILSGAPKGFTDAVLDDEFPLSMFFEALDKKMKPVIASTVGIRGTDD
- a CDS encoding Lrp/AsnC family transcriptional regulator, with amino-acid sequence MDDSVDRAIIAEISRDGRATLSHLSDAVGLSVSAVQSRLRRLETRGVISGYRAILDPEKVGTPLSAFIEITPLDPAQPDNAPELLEHLDAIEACHSIAGDASYMLFVRVASPRALEELVRDIRTAANVSTRTTVVLQTYYEHRPIIPVPADQ
- a CDS encoding DUF4229 domain-containing protein; protein product: MKKPAPLLVYTVLRLLAFLVPLAILWFFFPIFREFWWLAAVFAALIGMSISLLFLRTPLSDASSRLHERRATRTSGRQADADAEDDAIDRDGDEPSAKD
- a CDS encoding DUF5937 family protein — translated: MSRNSAPIEGREHPDHRVEFHLSPGDIQAVRFGISPGHELAHAVRVLLRPEQHPLQWGWLRAVRDRLPERSFGLLAAVIGDDGYMPDFLTAAPRWDMTPDAELDALRGAPLPPMRVDFGKMVQRSSGARQQALARMQDDPGRARTLIADAWSEVWESTLAPVWPQLERLLRADIAVRARTIATAGIGSMAGGLHPQVTWGEGAVRVSLRRHSEQVDCRGSGLVLVPSVMSSWGCMVLTEPPAQPTLFYPARGVTAGWARNATETTAALAALLGPARADILLRAGTSRTTSQVARDTSIALSTASHHLTVLRDAGLIHSERDGARMLHLRTPLGEAMVGASP